Genomic window (Streptomyces yatensis):
CAGTCCGCGGACGGGCGGATCGCCGATCTCGCCGCCATCGGTGAGGCGGCCCGGACCCACGGGGCCCGCACTCTGGTGGACACCAGCCAGGCGGCCGGCTGGTTCCCGGTCAACGCCGACGAGGCCGACTACACCGTCTGCGTGGCCTACAAGTGGCTCATGTGCCCGCGCGGGGCCGCCTTCCTGACCGTCCCCGAGGACCTCGGGGAGCTCGCCCCCGTCTTCGCGGGCTGGGTCGCGGGCGAGAAGCCCTGGGACAGCTGCTACGGACCGGTGGCCGAACTCGCCCACTCCGCCCGCCGCTTCGACGAGAGCCCGAGCGTGTACTCCTACGTCGCGGCCCGGCACTCCCTCGCCCTGATCGAGGAGCTGGGCACCGAGGCCATCGCCGCCCACGACCGCGCGCTCGCCGACCGCTTCCGGGCCGGGGTCACCGGGCTCGGCCACCAGCCCGTCGCCGCCCCGGGCTCGGCCATCGTCTCCGTACCGGGGCTGGGGGACGCCGCGTCCCGGCTGGCGGAGGCGGACGTCCATGTCTCGGCGCGGGCCGGCAACCTCCGGGCCTCCTTCCACCTGTACAACACGGCGGCCGATGTGGACCGGCTGCTGGAGGAGCTGTCCCGCTGAGACCGGGGGACTGGCGGCGACAAAAATCTGAGGGAAGCCGGGGCACCCCGGCTTCCCTCAGATCACGGACGTCAGCTCAGCGCACGGCGGTGATCACCGTACGGGCGTGAAGTC
Coding sequences:
- a CDS encoding aminotransferase class V-fold PLP-dependent enzyme, with amino-acid sequence MESLAGAEFAPHTTYLTTASSGLIPARSVAAVKAVLDGSAAGRPIVDVAFEAVEESRAVYARLVGVPARRVAAGSSVAVYAGMIATSLPPGAEVIVADGDFSSLVNPFAVRGDLKLRIVPLEEIAEAVRPGTALVAVSAVQSADGRIADLAAIGEAARTHGARTLVDTSQAAGWFPVNADEADYTVCVAYKWLMCPRGAAFLTVPEDLGELAPVFAGWVAGEKPWDSCYGPVAELAHSARRFDESPSVYSYVAARHSLALIEELGTEAIAAHDRALADRFRAGVTGLGHQPVAAPGSAIVSVPGLGDAASRLAEADVHVSARAGNLRASFHLYNTAADVDRLLEELSR